AGGTAGACCTCAATGTTTGTAGGCACAGTTGCATCTTAATGTATAAGAAATTGTTGTTGagtaaaatggaggaaaattATGCTTTTGGTGTTTATTAAGTCACTAGATCTGAAcattataaaatgatgaaaagaatattaaaatatcgtATGCTGgtgtttaaaaataagaaataaatcacaTTTTAATGTCTTCTTCTAAAGTTCGTCTTTGATCATTTGGTCATAATCGCAGCCTCTGCCCTGCTCGGTCTTGACTAATCTGTTGGAATCGACTCCTATGCTGTCGAAGGCTGCTCTGCACTTGGCGATGTACTTGTCGTAGGACTCGGGAGCTCGGGCGAAGAAGAAGGCGAAGTCTGAGTGATAGCCGTAGTTGTATTCCATGCAGGAGTACATGCAGGCGTAGTTGTTGTAGTCGGTGTCGAGGATCACGAGGGGCGCTGGGAAGGCTGTTGCGGAGAAAGAATAACAATTGATAAAAGTTAGGTGGTGTAATTGTCTTCTCTAAAGAAGCTCGTCGTTTCAGAAACTTTCATTATTCGATATTAGTAACAAAAGCAGAGAAAGGGAGTGAAACTCACAGTTTTCGAGGTTGATCATGAGATGAGGGTCTCCGAGGGGCATGGGCGTGAGGACACCCTTTCTCCTGAGCTGGCTCCCTTCTGCAG
This Macrobrachium rosenbergii isolate ZJJX-2024 chromosome 42, ASM4041242v1, whole genome shotgun sequence DNA region includes the following protein-coding sequences:
- the LOC136828292 gene encoding crustacyanin-C1 subunit-like isoform X2, which encodes MLSKTLLLVVAVAAVVADEVPDFVIKGKCPAVDEQRLWQQQLPRHSSFGGIWYQQAISTNPYQLLKKCVRINYAYNGKGFNVKTVGITAEGSQLRRKGVLTPMPLGDPHLMINLENSFPAPLVILDTDYNNYACMYSCMEYNYGYHSDFAFFFARAPESYDKYIAKCRAAFDSIGVDSNRLVKTEQGRGCDYDQMIKDEL